The genome window CCAGTGCTATATCAGGCTGCTTGTCACCGATGGGATTGCCTTTATACCCAACTTAATACTGGAAATACTGCTGCCGATGGAGCGTATCACCTTCGCCCGTCTCATTTCCATTGCCTGCATGAACCTGTTAGGTGCATTAGCAATCCGGCATGGTCTACTGCTATGCATATAAGTGCGGGAATAGCCGGACGACACTGGGGAGAGCGCTCAACTTGCTGTTGCATATCCTCACAGGTGGGAGTGTGAAGCCGGAAATAGACAGTGAACGTAGAAAGATTAAGATCGCGATTATTGGCGCGGGGCGTGTGGGCGCGAGCTTTGCAGAAGAATTATTGAATAATGCGTCGGCAGCCTATGTCCTCCGCTGTTTTATAGATATCAAGCAGGAGAAGGTGGGCAGAAGTATCCATGGCGTTCCGGTACTCATGGAGGACGAAGCCACGCTGGAACATCTAAAGGATTACGAGGTACAGGAAATCGTCTTTGCGATTCCGAGTCTCTCGGATGCAGACAGGAAACGGCTTTATGACTATTACCGGGGCGTTGGGTACAAGGTCAAGGTGTATGACTATCCGATGTTCCAGCCGGAGATCGGGAAACGGCGGATGAGAGAGTTCGATATTGAGGAGCTACTGTTTCGGAAGCCTGTGGTTTTAGAAGATGAGAAAACGAGTGCATATTACCGGGATAAAATCATTTTGATTACTGGCGGCGGTGGTTCCATCGGCTCAGAGCTGTGCCGACAGCAAGAACACACTGGATGTCAGGATTGAGCTCGTCTCTATTACGAACAGAGCAGGGACTGCAAGAGTGTTTGATGCCTACCTTTTTAAGAAGCAGATTGCGAACGGCGGTCCTGTGACGATTACGGACAAGCAAATCATCCGTTATTTCATGACAATCCCGGAAGCGTCGCAGCTGGTGCTGGAGTCAGGGGCGATGGCGGAAAACGGGGAACTGTTTGTGCTTGACATGGGCCAGCCTGTGAAAATCCTCGACCTGGTGGAAAGTATGATCCGTCTATCCGGAGCCGGTGACGTGGAGATTGTTGAAACAGGCTTAAGACCGGGCGAGAAGTTGTATGAAGAATTGTTGGTCAAAACAGAAGAACTGGACAGGACGGAAAACAGCCTAATCTTCATTGAGCGCGACAAACCGTACAGTGAAGAAGAGATTGACAGGAAGCTAGATGACCTACGGGCTGCCTGTGATTCCGATGATGATGAGGTTGTCCGGGCCGCATTAAAAATGGTAATTCCTACATACCGGAGTCCG of Roseburia hominis contains these proteins:
- a CDS encoding polysaccharide biosynthesis protein, which produces MFDAYLFKKQIANGGPVTITDKQIIRYFMTIPEASQLVLESGAMAENGELFVLDMGQPVKILDLVESMIRLSGAGDVEIVETGLRPGEKLYEELLVKTEELDRTENSLIFIERDKPYSEEEIDRKLDDLRAACDSDDDEVVRAALKMVIPTYRSPGEVNRRVAVNEKVAVSSDRHEVKPETTDSKIVAMSRV